The Tenebrio molitor chromosome 5, icTenMoli1.1, whole genome shotgun sequence genome has a segment encoding these proteins:
- the LOC138131509 gene encoding uncharacterized protein has product MKMEIFVPEDVLEEAQEVAGNLLPAKSREKYEKQFAHFVTWRKARGVRGTNEDILLAYFRTLSDTCVGSSLWCKYSMLKSTLKIEEKEDISRFSKLQAFLKRKSSNHRAKKANVLEITHIDKFLGEADNNEYLMMKIVLIMGIFGACRCDELVKMSVDDVTEVGTYLSIDIPMTKTDKPRRFVIVKEGCSADPIALYQKYISLRPANIKHNRLFLRYANGKCTVQPVGINKIASIPSVIASYLKLEHPETYTGHSLRRSSTTLLAEGGADVINLKRHGGWRSSKTAEEYVADSNNSKIKIAKTIIGINRSSFNDLPGEKYTRIVNENSVASTSTGDSVTLKHEASDSQGVESREIAGIHFHGSLSNVHFYFAQNSEK; this is encoded by the exons ATGAAAATGGAAATATTTGTGCCAGAAGATGTGTTAGAAGAGGCTCAAGAAGTGGCTGGTAATTTACTACCGGCAAAGTCGCGTGAAAAGTATGAAAAGCAATTTGCGCACTTTGTTACCTGGAGAAAAGCAAGAGGAGTTCGTGGAACAAACGAGGACATTCTTCTGGCTTATTTTCGAACCCTTTCTGATACCTGTGTGGGGTCCTCTTTATGGTGTAAGTACTCTATGCTAAAAAGTACTTTGAAGATTGAGGAAAAAGAGGATATATCGAG ATTTTCCAAGCTACAAGCGTTTTTGAAGAGAAAATCTTCCAATCATAGAGCAAAAAAAGCAAATGTTCTTGAAATTACACATATTGATAAGTTTTTGGGTGAAGCTGATAACAACGAGTACCTAATGATGAAGATTGTTTTAATAATGGGCATATTTGGAGCGTGTCGATGCGACGAGTTGGTAAAAATGAGTGTAGATGATGTTACAGAGGTTGGTACATATTTAAGCATAGATATACCGATGACGAAAACGGACAAACCTCGTCGGTTCGTCATTGTTAAAgaaggttgttcagcagatccCATTGCTTTATATCAGAAGTATATTTCTCTTCGTCCAGCCAACATCAAACATAATAGACTCTTTCTACGTTATGCAAATGGCAAATGTACCGTTCAACCAGTaggaattaataaaattgcaaGCATTCCCAGTGTTATCGCATCGTACCTGAAATTAGAGCACCCTGAAACCTACACAGGTCATAGCTTAAGGCGATCCTCCACTACGTTACTTGCAGAAGGTGGAGCAGATGTCATTAATCTTAAACGACATGGTGGATGGCGATCTTCTAAAACAGCTGAAGAATATGTTGCCGATTCAAACAACAGTAAAATAAAGATAGCAAAGACAATTATAGGAATCAATAGATCTTCTTTCAATGATTTGCCAG GTGAAAAATATACCAGGATTGTAAATGAGAATTCGGTGGCCAGCACAAGTACAGGTGATTCTGTAACGTTAAAACATGAAGCTTCTGATTCGCAAGGCGTTGAGTCCAGAGAGATTGCTGGAATTCACTTTCACGGTTCACTTTCAaatgttcatttttattttgcacagaattctgaaaaataa